A section of the Rossellomorea marisflavi genome encodes:
- the fliF gene encoding flagellar basal-body MS-ring/collar protein FliF, with protein sequence MNESLTKYKDQIKTFWGSRSRKQKAGMGIGLLLILILIAIISFFATRTDLVPLYSNLSVSETGTIKENLDGRGITSEISDGGTTIMVPKEQVDTLKVELAAEGIPNSGSIDYSFFSQNAGFGMTDNEFNVLKLDAMQTELADLMKSIDGVKDAKVMINMPAEQVFVSDENQQGSASIVLNTNPGFTMDQRQIKSLYHLVSKSVPKLPTDNIVIMNQNFEYFDLDSQNAGSNAVAGQMEIKKEVERDLQRQVQNMLGTMIGFNKVVVSVTTDIDFTQENREENLVTPVDEENMEGIAVSAQRINETYSGEGAADGGTPGAGDGNEPTNSGVTYGAGSESNGDYEKMEETINNEVNRIKKEITESPYKVRDIGIQVMVEPPEPDNLNSLPQSRVDDIQQVLSTIIRTSIDKDEVPDLTDQELSDKVVVSVQPFNGKVEMDDEKTTGLPWWIYAVGGVLLLVIILLVIMIIRSRKNEEEVEELIVEEKVELAPIPDIEPKQETEATIRRKQLEKMAKDKPEEFAKLLRTWLAEE encoded by the coding sequence ATGAATGAATCGCTTACGAAATATAAAGATCAGATAAAAACGTTTTGGGGCAGTCGTTCCCGAAAACAAAAAGCCGGGATGGGGATCGGTCTACTGCTTATCCTCATCTTGATCGCTATCATCAGTTTCTTTGCCACCAGAACAGATCTGGTGCCTTTATACAGCAATCTCTCTGTGTCCGAAACGGGTACGATCAAGGAAAACCTTGACGGGCGGGGAATCACTTCGGAAATTTCAGACGGTGGAACGACGATCATGGTCCCGAAGGAACAGGTGGACACATTGAAGGTGGAGCTTGCCGCAGAGGGGATCCCCAATTCAGGAAGCATCGATTATTCCTTCTTTAGTCAAAACGCCGGTTTCGGAATGACGGATAATGAATTCAATGTATTGAAACTGGATGCCATGCAGACCGAACTGGCGGATCTAATGAAAAGCATCGACGGGGTGAAAGATGCAAAGGTCATGATCAACATGCCGGCCGAGCAGGTATTCGTGAGCGATGAAAATCAGCAGGGCTCTGCATCCATCGTATTGAATACCAACCCAGGATTCACGATGGACCAGAGACAGATCAAATCCCTTTATCATTTGGTTTCAAAAAGCGTACCCAAACTTCCTACAGACAATATCGTGATCATGAATCAAAATTTCGAGTACTTTGATCTTGATTCACAAAATGCAGGTAGCAATGCAGTCGCCGGCCAGATGGAGATCAAAAAGGAAGTGGAGCGTGATCTTCAGCGCCAGGTCCAGAATATGCTTGGCACGATGATCGGCTTCAATAAGGTCGTCGTTTCCGTTACAACTGATATTGACTTTACCCAGGAAAATAGGGAAGAAAACCTCGTAACTCCGGTAGATGAAGAAAATATGGAAGGAATTGCAGTTAGTGCACAGCGGATCAATGAAACATACTCCGGTGAAGGCGCAGCCGACGGGGGGACACCTGGTGCGGGTGACGGCAATGAACCGACCAACAGCGGTGTCACATATGGAGCTGGTAGCGAGTCCAATGGTGACTACGAAAAAATGGAAGAAACCATCAATAACGAAGTGAACAGAATCAAGAAAGAAATTACCGAGAGTCCCTATAAGGTAAGGGATATCGGAATCCAAGTCATGGTCGAACCACCCGAGCCCGATAACTTGAACTCACTTCCGCAATCACGGGTGGACGACATTCAGCAGGTTCTCTCAACGATCATCCGCACGTCCATCGACAAAGATGAAGTTCCAGACCTTACGGATCAGGAACTGAGTGACAAGGTCGTCGTTTCTGTCCAGCCCTTCAACGGCAAGGTGGAGATGGACGACGAGAAAACCACTGGCCTACCTTGGTGGATTTATGCAGTCGGAGGGGTGCTTCTCTTAGTGATCATTCTCCTCGTCATCATGATCATTCGTTCAAGGAAAAACGAAGAAGAAGTGGAAGAGCTGATCGTAGAAGAGAAAGTGGAGCTCGCACCCATCCCTGATATAGAGCCTAAACAGGAAACAGAGGCCACCATCAGGAGGAAACAACTTGAAAAGATGGCCAAGGATAAACCTGAAGAATTTGCAAAATTACTGCGCACGTGGCTAGCGGAAGAATAG
- the fliG gene encoding flagellar motor switch protein FliG: MRREKGLTGKQKAAILLISLGPDVSASVYKHLSEEEIEKLTLEISGVKKVETEAKEGIMEEFHHIAMAQDYISQGGIGYAKTVLEKALGADQATAIINRLTSSLQVRPFDFARKADAAQILNFIQNEHPQTIALILSYLDPQQAGQILSELPQEVQADIARRIALMDGTSPEVISEVEAILEKKLSATVTQDYTQTGGVEAVVEVLNGVDRATEKTILDSLEIQDPELAEEIKKRMFVFEDIVTLDSRSIQRVIRDCENEDLLLALKVSADDVKNVVFKNMSSRMVETIKEEMEFMGPVRLKDVEEAQSRIVSIIRRLEDSGEIIIARGGGDDIIV; the protein is encoded by the coding sequence ATGAGAAGAGAAAAAGGACTAACAGGTAAGCAAAAAGCAGCAATTCTCCTGATCTCCCTTGGGCCGGATGTATCGGCATCGGTGTACAAGCATCTGTCAGAGGAAGAAATTGAAAAGCTGACCCTTGAGATCTCCGGTGTGAAAAAGGTGGAGACCGAAGCAAAGGAAGGGATCATGGAAGAGTTCCATCATATCGCCATGGCACAGGATTATATCTCTCAGGGCGGTATAGGATATGCGAAGACCGTTTTAGAAAAGGCGTTGGGGGCTGATCAAGCGACGGCCATCATCAATCGCCTAACGTCTTCCCTACAAGTCAGGCCATTCGATTTTGCACGGAAGGCCGATGCTGCGCAAATACTGAATTTTATCCAGAATGAACATCCACAGACGATTGCACTCATTCTTTCCTATCTTGACCCGCAGCAGGCAGGTCAGATCCTATCTGAACTTCCTCAAGAGGTACAAGCGGATATTGCGCGCAGGATCGCCCTGATGGATGGGACCTCCCCTGAAGTGATCAGTGAAGTGGAAGCCATTCTCGAGAAAAAACTATCGGCTACAGTCACACAGGATTATACGCAGACAGGCGGAGTCGAGGCAGTAGTGGAAGTGTTGAACGGAGTAGATCGTGCCACGGAAAAAACGATCCTCGATTCACTGGAAATACAAGATCCGGAGTTGGCTGAAGAAATCAAGAAGCGGATGTTCGTCTTTGAAGATATCGTCACCCTTGACAGCCGCTCCATCCAACGCGTCATAAGGGATTGTGAAAATGAAGACCTTCTTCTTGCCCTTAAAGTCTCGGCTGATGATGTGAAGAATGTGGTGTTCAAGAATATGTCGAGTCGTATGGTCGAAACAATCAAAGAAGAGATGGAATTCATGGGACCAGTTCGTTTGAAAGATGTAGAAGAAGCTCAATCAAGGATCGTATCCATTATCAGACGACTCGAGGACTCGGGAGAAATCATCATCGCCAGAGGCGGGGGAGACGATATCATTGTCTAA